One segment of Shewanella piezotolerans WP3 DNA contains the following:
- a CDS encoding alpha-L-glutamate ligase-like protein codes for MFLANPSALARGGILGMNKRNIDYIGRYNPRKFYKRVDDKLTTKQLALANDIAVPDLIGTVTEQHEIGEIPAMVNDKDGFVIKPSKGSGGKGILVVTKVENGRYYKPNGQEVTPSEVYRHVSNVLSGLFSLGGNPDVAIVEGLIQFDPVFDGYSYEGVPDIRLIVFKGFPIMGMIRLSTAASDGKANLHQGAVGVGVDIATGKGLHAVQFDTPIDLHPDTQKELTAIQVPQWDTLLHTASKAYEMSELGYLGTDMVLDKYKGPLLLELNARPGLAIQIANGRGILGNLRHVEQMKHHNMSVEERVAYSKIHFSANS; via the coding sequence ATGTTTCTCGCAAACCCTTCGGCTCTCGCCCGCGGCGGTATTTTGGGCATGAACAAACGTAATATCGACTATATTGGACGATATAATCCACGTAAGTTCTATAAACGAGTCGATGACAAGCTAACGACAAAACAGTTGGCGCTTGCCAATGACATTGCTGTGCCCGACCTTATTGGTACGGTTACAGAGCAACACGAAATTGGCGAAATACCGGCAATGGTTAATGATAAAGACGGTTTTGTCATTAAGCCTTCAAAAGGTTCTGGTGGTAAAGGGATCTTAGTTGTTACAAAAGTAGAGAATGGTCGTTATTACAAGCCAAATGGCCAGGAGGTAACCCCTTCAGAAGTCTATCGCCATGTGTCTAACGTGCTCAGTGGACTTTTTTCGCTAGGTGGTAATCCTGATGTCGCCATTGTCGAGGGTCTTATACAATTTGACCCTGTATTTGATGGCTATTCTTATGAAGGAGTGCCAGATATTCGACTAATTGTCTTTAAAGGCTTCCCAATTATGGGAATGATCCGTCTATCCACGGCAGCATCTGACGGTAAGGCAAATTTGCATCAAGGTGCAGTTGGTGTTGGAGTTGATATTGCTACCGGTAAGGGCCTGCATGCGGTGCAGTTTGATACACCTATAGACTTGCACCCGGATACACAGAAAGAGCTGACAGCAATTCAAGTTCCACAATGGGATACGCTGTTACATACAGCATCTAAAGCTTATGAGATGTCAGAGCTTGGGTATTTAGGTACCGATATGGTACTCGATAAATACAAGGGACCGTTATTACTGGAGCTAAATGCCCGTCCAGGCCTTGCGATTCAAATCGCCAACGGTCGTGGGATCTTAGGTAATTTACGCCATGTTGAGCAGATGAAACACCACAATATGTCAGTTGAAGAACGTGTGGCATATTCAAAAATCCATTTTAGTGCTAACAGCTAA
- a CDS encoding ATP-dependent zinc protease, with protein MFKQIICIAAIATAITGCATTKDANAPVPVDATALEASLNQQQVNIVNAIDACKSQQAASMTTLSEQLAQLDAKVSTLKQQEKPAVVPVVAPAQCPPSPLQGKFILGAVEDVFVDELKASFNTRIDTGAESSSLDAHNIILFERDGNQWVRFDVFTSGAKQPAQTFESKVERFVRIKEADDKTDRRPVIHAHLEIGKYKAETDLNLTDRSHLEFPLLLGRKFMQDIAVVDVGQTFIHGKKKGGSTSSASK; from the coding sequence ATGTTTAAGCAGATAATTTGTATCGCCGCCATCGCAACAGCCATCACTGGTTGCGCAACAACTAAAGACGCAAATGCGCCAGTTCCTGTCGATGCAACAGCGTTAGAAGCCAGTTTGAATCAACAGCAAGTCAATATTGTAAATGCTATCGATGCTTGTAAATCACAACAAGCGGCAAGCATGACCACACTCTCTGAACAACTAGCACAGCTCGACGCTAAAGTTTCAACACTAAAACAACAAGAAAAACCAGCGGTGGTCCCGGTTGTGGCTCCGGCTCAATGCCCTCCTTCTCCGCTGCAAGGTAAGTTTATTCTAGGCGCAGTTGAGGATGTTTTTGTTGATGAATTAAAAGCAAGCTTTAATACTCGTATCGATACCGGCGCAGAGTCGTCGTCACTCGATGCCCACAATATTATCTTGTTCGAACGTGATGGCAACCAATGGGTACGCTTCGACGTATTTACCAGCGGTGCAAAGCAGCCAGCCCAAACATTTGAGTCGAAAGTCGAACGCTTTGTAAGAATCAAAGAAGCGGATGATAAGACTGATAGACGTCCAGTGATCCATGCTCATCTAGAGATAGGTAAATATAAAGCGGAAACAGACCTTAACCTAACAGATCGTAGCCATTTGGAATTCCCGTTATTACTGGGACGAAAATTTATGCAAGATATAGCCGTGGTAGATGTAGGCCAGACCTTTATTCACGGAAAGAAGAAAGGCGGTAGTACATCGTCTGCTTCTAAATAA
- a CDS encoding DUF3541 domain-containing protein: MPSMLRISTLAAALFCASSFAAPTATEAENAEVYHAIKANLEKHLFELPPRIQGHYGIRQYRMTGEVKYANAALVDLYAVTEAQAFYACNLDKKDFIINEANKAISVLGKGPRAKARKKALKPFPEFIFYTDVLLRYSSRINEFDLTGPCHEQLVETLKKADLKTGLTDEAMIKTWAAQLINYVYWAKQIGVGDYLADYKTAFIGVYPDNKDNQLDKKQYRNKLYGMTHFIFAASEYYQHNVDAKEFAWILDHFEQNIDRILKDATDDIIAEVGISFLLAGQPDNPVVAKTQQHIVNAFDKKEQIIPSPRGNPDLVMGEHRNVLAMMLLDWPEKLHKGPHLATLKATKKYLPKQVKAK, from the coding sequence ATGCCTTCGATGCTCAGAATAAGCACGCTAGCAGCTGCACTTTTTTGCGCCAGTAGTTTTGCAGCGCCAACAGCCACTGAAGCAGAAAACGCTGAAGTCTATCACGCTATAAAAGCAAACCTTGAAAAGCACCTTTTTGAGCTACCGCCGCGCATTCAAGGACATTATGGTATTAGACAATACCGTATGACAGGTGAAGTAAAATACGCTAATGCAGCTTTAGTTGATCTTTATGCTGTCACTGAGGCCCAAGCGTTTTACGCTTGTAATCTGGATAAAAAGGATTTCATCATCAATGAAGCCAATAAGGCTATCTCTGTTTTAGGAAAAGGCCCTCGTGCCAAAGCACGTAAAAAAGCATTGAAACCATTTCCTGAGTTTATTTTCTATACCGACGTACTTCTGCGTTACTCCAGTCGCATTAATGAATTTGATTTAACGGGTCCTTGTCATGAGCAATTAGTCGAAACGCTCAAAAAGGCCGATCTAAAGACTGGCCTTACAGATGAAGCTATGATTAAGACTTGGGCTGCTCAGTTAATTAACTATGTTTATTGGGCAAAGCAGATTGGCGTAGGAGATTATTTAGCTGACTACAAAACAGCCTTCATTGGCGTTTATCCTGATAACAAAGACAATCAGCTAGATAAAAAGCAGTACCGAAACAAGCTCTACGGTATGACTCATTTTATATTCGCAGCCAGTGAGTATTACCAACATAATGTTGATGCTAAAGAGTTCGCCTGGATATTAGATCATTTTGAGCAAAACATTGATCGCATTTTAAAAGATGCCACTGATGACATCATTGCCGAGGTCGGTATTAGCTTTCTTTTAGCAGGACAACCAGATAACCCTGTAGTGGCTAAAACCCAACAGCATATCGTCAACGCTTTTGACAAAAAAGAGCAGATAATTCCCTCACCTCGTGGCAACCCAGATCTAGTCATGGGTGAACACCGAAATGTATTGGCAATGATGTTGCTTGATTGGCCAGAGAAACTTCACAAAGGCCCTCACCTTGCGACACTGAAAGCAACCAAGAAGTATCTGCCAAAACAGGTGAAAGCTAAATAA
- the cmoB gene encoding tRNA 5-methoxyuridine(34)/uridine 5-oxyacetic acid(34) synthase CmoB, giving the protein MISFSSFYKQISDSSLQHWLETLPAILGEWQREHKHGSLPKWEKVLNKLHYPQPDTIDFTTSVTIGSGEQLSAGEREKLENLLAIFKPWRKGPYSIHGVEIDTEWRSDWKWERIAPHISPLANRTVLDVGCGSGYHMWRMLGEGAKHVVGIDPSPMFMCQFEAVKRIAGNEHPVHFLPLGIEELPPLDAFDTVFSMGVLYHRRSPIDHLIQLRDQLRTGGELVLETLVIDGDENTVLVPEDRYGKMNNVWFLPSVKALMLWLKKSDFIDIRCVDVDVTSLAEQRSTHWMPNESLVDYLDPNDVSLTVEGYPAPKRATIIATKNQPNKETK; this is encoded by the coding sequence GTGATAAGTTTTAGCTCTTTTTATAAACAAATTTCAGATTCTAGCCTACAGCATTGGCTAGAAACGCTACCAGCTATTTTAGGCGAGTGGCAACGCGAGCATAAGCATGGCTCACTTCCTAAGTGGGAAAAAGTGCTTAATAAATTACACTACCCACAGCCCGATACTATCGATTTCACAACGAGTGTCACCATAGGTTCTGGCGAGCAATTGTCAGCTGGTGAACGAGAAAAACTCGAAAACTTACTCGCAATATTCAAACCTTGGCGTAAAGGTCCTTACTCTATTCACGGTGTCGAAATCGATACAGAATGGCGCTCAGATTGGAAATGGGAGCGTATTGCACCGCATATTTCTCCTTTAGCAAACCGTACAGTACTTGATGTAGGCTGTGGCAGTGGTTATCACATGTGGCGCATGCTTGGAGAAGGCGCAAAACATGTGGTTGGGATCGACCCGTCACCAATGTTCATGTGCCAGTTTGAAGCTGTAAAAAGAATCGCAGGTAATGAGCATCCAGTTCACTTCCTACCATTAGGTATTGAAGAGCTACCACCACTGGATGCATTTGACACTGTTTTTTCGATGGGAGTACTTTACCATCGTCGTTCTCCGATTGACCATCTCATTCAGTTAAGAGATCAGTTAAGAACAGGTGGGGAACTCGTTTTAGAAACCTTGGTCATAGACGGTGACGAGAACACTGTTTTAGTCCCAGAAGACCGCTACGGAAAAATGAACAATGTGTGGTTTTTACCTTCAGTAAAAGCACTCATGTTGTGGCTAAAAAAGAGTGATTTTATCGACATCCGCTGTGTAGATGTTGATGTGACTTCTCTAGCAGAACAAAGAAGTACACATTGGATGCCTAATGAATCATTAGTTGATTATTTAGATCCTAATGATGTTAGCCTTACCGTTGAAGGTTACCCCGCTCCAAAGAGAGCAACTATAATCGCAACAAAGAACCAACCAAACAAAGAAACCAAATAA
- a CDS encoding UUP1 family membrane protein, whose translation MHSRKPFYILVALLFIAGISASIYRGIEHSVPFLPGKQVQSWAVDAKVSFQGTMEPAEVSFSLPEDPAYEILVENATSPGYGLTITNNKVDRRAIWSIRSATGRQDLYYKVTLIPTGQTQLLTDVEPEAPTPYMWPATESAAAAQAAEEVWAKSATNLSFAQQLNKDLNAEERSQNIELLLAGNSPSKLFIRMLHSKGIPAQEVSGLFLEDQRRRQQLSTFVEVYNDGEWHLFNPANGTQGRPDDLLLWDRSGKSVLDVIGGVNSQVNFSMLQDTRSALATAIDVMKNDNALDFSLYQLPLEEQSLFKGILLIPIGVLMVVFLRVLIGIKTSGTFMPVLIALAFIQTTLFTGLIGFLLIVAFGLMIRSYLSELNLLLISRISAVIIVVIGIIGLFTLLSYKFGLSEGLTITFFPMIILAWTIERMSILWEEEGAKEVVIQGGGSLFVATLAYLAMSATWVQHWVFNFLGIHLVILALVLLMGQYTGYRLLELKRFKPLAGE comes from the coding sequence ATGCATTCAAGAAAGCCTTTTTATATTTTGGTTGCCCTGCTCTTTATTGCTGGGATTTCCGCAAGCATTTATCGTGGCATTGAACATAGCGTGCCATTTTTACCGGGTAAACAAGTTCAGAGCTGGGCTGTAGACGCTAAAGTCAGCTTCCAAGGAACTATGGAACCTGCTGAAGTTTCCTTCTCTTTACCAGAAGATCCAGCTTATGAAATCTTAGTGGAAAACGCCACTTCTCCGGGTTATGGCTTGACGATCACTAACAATAAGGTTGATCGTCGTGCAATATGGTCTATTCGAAGTGCTACAGGCCGCCAAGACTTATATTATAAAGTTACGTTGATCCCAACAGGGCAAACACAGCTACTCACCGATGTTGAACCAGAAGCGCCAACGCCATATATGTGGCCTGCAACAGAAAGTGCCGCGGCTGCACAGGCAGCGGAGGAAGTTTGGGCCAAAAGTGCAACCAACCTATCATTCGCACAACAACTCAATAAAGATCTCAATGCAGAAGAACGTAGCCAAAATATTGAGCTTCTTTTAGCAGGCAACTCGCCGAGTAAATTGTTTATTAGAATGCTGCACAGCAAGGGGATTCCAGCTCAAGAAGTCAGTGGTTTGTTCCTTGAAGATCAACGTCGTAGACAACAGCTATCAACGTTTGTTGAAGTCTACAATGACGGCGAATGGCATCTCTTTAACCCTGCAAATGGCACCCAAGGTCGCCCGGATGACCTATTGCTGTGGGATCGTTCAGGTAAGTCAGTACTCGATGTCATTGGTGGCGTGAACTCTCAAGTTAACTTCTCCATGTTGCAAGATACTCGCTCGGCGCTTGCGACTGCGATCGATGTGATGAAAAATGATAATGCATTAGACTTTTCATTGTACCAATTGCCGCTTGAAGAGCAGAGTTTGTTTAAAGGAATTCTACTTATCCCTATCGGTGTTTTGATGGTGGTATTCTTGCGAGTCTTAATCGGTATTAAAACCTCAGGTACCTTTATGCCCGTGCTAATTGCGCTGGCGTTTATACAAACGACTCTTTTTACGGGTCTGATAGGCTTCTTGTTAATTGTAGCCTTTGGTCTGATGATCCGCTCATATCTGTCTGAGCTCAACCTATTGCTCATATCCCGGATCTCGGCGGTCATTATCGTGGTTATCGGCATTATTGGTTTATTTACCCTGCTCTCTTACAAATTTGGCTTAAGCGAAGGGCTAACAATTACCTTCTTCCCAATGATCATCTTAGCTTGGACTATTGAAAGAATGTCTATTCTGTGGGAAGAGGAAGGCGCCAAAGAAGTTGTTATTCAAGGTGGCGGCAGTTTATTCGTTGCGACATTGGCATACCTAGCGATGAGTGCGACTTGGGTGCAGCATTGGGTGTTTAACTTCTTAGGGATCCACTTAGTCATTTTAGCTCTCGTACTATTGATGGGCCAATATACTGGTTACCGTTTGCTTGAGCTGAAACGCTTTAAGCCTCTGGCTGGAGAATAA
- a CDS encoding M3 family metallopeptidase, with protein MWHIQKSILVLTAKFKAHLVGLFIVLTGLVNTAAYAAVSPIPLLVEQCLRFDFPTLAIDPSLDSKTNAITLERQLIGFFNINDRIKYYRHFPLSYADREQLLQCQLYLADELALYLNSVPFQSLQFSFAENQQPQISALLSRINYLSNNSMSPTHKAQLHTAQAAFKQEVSSQALSLNITDSNCRISEAGTVSVSRGFNGTLASYLIKQDNEQCRKRVWQAYQSRASGKNKLALTTIKQLRQQQAIQAGFANYSEYRLQRQVLHSPELVEQFLLTQTDNIAIAPWNIGSELANSPSTKVSNIAPKQWLVLVEKELLAFEVRFDWIDNKIIRVWHRNRLLGDIYLSESNKVAVKPIRQLVVGQQFGQIELSFPTRLANYQQQKQAIKAVSTAIKKLAKGQQFYLLNTISQTDDTSNLDALWLEYWLADRLLPQIMEGSREELLQIYSKQLYVFRSKIAVNLYKAPQQKKLLDPHQQFYLSFGKFWDKTEDAPYTFSAIVYQGPLYYQKLWQQKVAEYIYHSTKNCQDQAAVFDMLVVNEASNSIETVLKMLLGSPVTADSLIKRIKHAFDAQNKHASSCTFLRQ; from the coding sequence GTGTGGCATATTCAAAAATCCATTTTAGTGCTAACAGCTAAATTCAAAGCACACCTTGTAGGACTCTTTATCGTCCTCACAGGCTTGGTAAATACGGCAGCTTACGCTGCCGTATCTCCAATCCCACTCTTAGTGGAGCAATGTCTTCGCTTCGACTTTCCAACGCTAGCCATTGATCCAAGCTTAGATAGTAAAACCAATGCGATAACCCTTGAAAGGCAACTTATTGGTTTTTTCAACATCAATGACCGCATTAAGTATTACCGCCATTTCCCACTCTCCTATGCCGATAGGGAACAGCTATTGCAGTGTCAACTCTACCTAGCAGATGAATTGGCACTTTACCTAAATTCAGTCCCTTTCCAATCATTACAGTTTAGCTTTGCTGAAAATCAACAACCACAAATTAGCGCATTACTGAGTAGGATAAATTACTTATCAAACAACAGCATGTCACCCACGCACAAAGCACAATTACATACAGCTCAAGCCGCTTTTAAACAGGAGGTAAGCTCGCAAGCACTTAGCTTAAATATTACCGACTCAAACTGCCGAATCTCTGAGGCTGGAACAGTCTCTGTATCGAGAGGCTTCAATGGAACATTAGCCAGTTACCTGATTAAGCAGGACAACGAGCAATGTAGAAAGCGAGTCTGGCAAGCTTATCAATCACGAGCCTCCGGTAAAAATAAGCTCGCGTTAACAACAATTAAGCAGCTTAGGCAGCAACAAGCTATTCAGGCAGGTTTTGCTAATTACAGTGAGTACCGATTACAACGACAAGTGCTGCACTCTCCAGAGTTAGTAGAACAGTTTTTACTGACTCAAACTGATAATATAGCCATCGCGCCTTGGAATATCGGCAGCGAACTTGCAAACTCCCCGTCGACAAAAGTTAGCAACATTGCTCCTAAACAATGGTTAGTTTTGGTTGAAAAAGAGTTGTTGGCCTTTGAAGTTCGTTTTGATTGGATAGACAACAAGATAATACGGGTATGGCATAGAAATCGCCTTCTTGGTGATATCTATCTATCTGAGAGTAACAAAGTCGCAGTAAAGCCAATCAGACAGCTCGTGGTTGGACAACAGTTTGGACAAATTGAGTTGTCATTCCCTACCAGACTCGCTAACTACCAGCAGCAAAAACAAGCGATAAAAGCTGTCTCAACCGCAATCAAAAAGTTAGCTAAAGGGCAGCAATTCTACTTACTCAATACCATAAGCCAAACAGACGATACGAGTAATTTGGATGCGTTGTGGTTAGAATATTGGCTAGCCGACAGACTGCTTCCGCAGATAATGGAAGGTTCTCGTGAAGAACTTTTACAAATCTACTCAAAGCAACTTTATGTTTTTAGATCTAAAATCGCAGTAAATCTATACAAAGCTCCTCAGCAAAAAAAGCTGCTTGATCCACATCAGCAATTTTATCTTAGCTTCGGTAAATTCTGGGATAAGACAGAAGATGCACCATACACCTTTAGCGCCATTGTTTATCAAGGACCACTTTATTACCAAAAGCTATGGCAACAGAAAGTAGCTGAATATATTTATCACTCCACCAAAAACTGCCAAGATCAAGCAGCCGTTTTTGATATGTTAGTTGTTAACGAGGCATCAAATAGCATTGAAACAGTTCTTAAAATGCTTTTAGGCTCGCCCGTTACCGCCGATTCACTTATAAAAAGGATTAAACATGCCTTCGATGCTCAGAATAAGCACGCTAGCAGCTGCACTTTTTTGCGCCAGTAG
- the cmoA gene encoding carboxy-S-adenosyl-L-methionine synthase CmoA, producing the protein MKSSQDDLYAKPYQQVSDFQFDNKVAGVFNDMIRRSVPGYGQIINTIGDLAQKYATPNSKIYDLGCSLGAATLSVRRRVEGRNCQIIAVDNSESMIERCKENLSAYVSETPVKLVCGDIRDIEIENASLVILNFTMQFLAPEHRQSLLKKIYDGLQPGGLLVLSEKLYFEQDKIQSTLDDLHLDFKRANGYSELEISQKRSSLEHVMKPDTLEQHKIRIKQQGFSQFSVWFQCFNFASMVAIK; encoded by the coding sequence ATGAAATCTTCACAAGACGACTTATACGCGAAACCTTACCAACAAGTCAGCGACTTTCAGTTCGACAATAAAGTTGCTGGTGTGTTTAATGACATGATCCGTCGGTCGGTACCTGGTTATGGGCAAATCATTAATACTATTGGAGATTTAGCGCAAAAATATGCCACTCCAAACAGTAAAATATATGATCTTGGCTGTTCATTAGGTGCTGCAACATTGAGTGTTCGCCGCCGAGTAGAGGGACGAAATTGTCAAATTATCGCCGTTGATAATAGTGAATCTATGATCGAACGCTGTAAAGAGAACTTGTCAGCCTACGTCAGTGAAACGCCAGTAAAATTAGTTTGTGGTGATATCCGTGATATTGAGATTGAGAATGCATCACTAGTGATCCTCAATTTTACCATGCAATTTTTAGCGCCTGAACATAGACAAAGCTTGCTTAAAAAAATCTACGATGGTCTCCAACCTGGCGGCTTGCTCGTGCTGTCAGAGAAACTTTACTTCGAACAAGACAAAATACAATCGACATTAGATGATTTACATCTCGATTTCAAAAGAGCAAATGGTTACAGTGAGTTAGAGATCAGCCAAAAAAGAAGTTCGCTCGAGCATGTGATGAAGCCTGACACGCTTGAACAACATAAAATACGGATAAAACAACAAGGGTTTAGCCAATTCAGTGTTTGGTTCCAATGTTTTAACTTTGCATCAATGGTGGCAATTAAGTGA